The genomic window TCGCGGTGGGGGAGTTCCGCATCGTCGGCTCCGCCGTCGGCACCCGGCAGGAGACGCGCGAGCTTCTGGCGCTCGCCGCGTCGGGGAGGATCCGATGTGAGACGGAGGTCCTGCCGCTCGACGGAGTGAACGACGTTTTCGACAGGATGCGGCGCGGGGAGATCGCGGGGCGCGCGGTGCTCCGAATGGGGCGTTGACCCCCCTCGAGCCGCGCGGTCGCGAGAGAAATACCGAAGAAAGAGCCGGCCGTCCCCGTCCCACGCATGATGACGATGGCGACGGCCGTGCCGCGGATCGACCGGCGGGAGATGGAGAGAAGCCGCACCGACGAGGACCTCATCGAGGCTTGCCGCCGGGGCGATCGGGGGGCGTTCCGCCGGCTCTTCGAGGCCCACAAGGATCGTGTCTACTCGGTCGCCCTCCACTTCGCCGGCGGCAACGCCGCGCTCGCGGCCGACGTGACGCAGCAGGTCTTCGTGAGGCTCTTCGAGCGGATCGGCCAGTACCGCGGCGAGGCGGAGTTCTCCACCTGGCTCTACCGGATCACGGCGCACGCGTGCCTGGACGCATGGCGCCGCGAGCGACGGACGGTCGCGCTGGAGGCGGCGTCAGGGGGCGCCGGGGAGATCGATCCCGGGACGCCAGAATCGGAGCTGGTGCGCGCGGAGACCGAGCGCGTCGTCCAGCGCGCCGTCGCGTCGCTGCGACCGAAGATCCGGCTCGCGATTCTGCTCCGCTACTTCCTGGGATTGACGTACGAGGAGATGGCGGCGGCGCTCGACTGCTCGAAGGGGACGGTCGCGTCCCGCGTGAGCGCGGGCCATGCCATCCTCGGGCGCCGGCTCGCGTCGTTGCGGCCGCCGCCGGGGCGGGGGGAGAGGAGATGAAGGGGCCGGATGACGTCGGCCGCGATCTCGCGGCGCTGCGGACGGTGAAGGCGCCCGACGCGATCTGGGATCGGATCGAGCGGGATCTCGACGCGCCCGTTCGGGGGGGGCGCCGGCACGCGCCGGCGCGATCCACGTTCAGATGGACCGCCGCAGCCGCCGCCATGGTCGTGCTCGTGGCCGCGACCGCCGTCATCCTCCAGCCGGCGCGGCGGAGCTGGCCGGTCGTCGCGCTCGAAGGGTCTCCTCGCGTGGGTCAGGTGCGCCTCGGGGGATCGGGCCGGCTCGGCGTGGGCGAGTGGATCGAGACGGATGCGACCTCCCGGGCCCGCCTGGAGGTGGCCGGCCTCGGCCGCGTCGACGTGGGTCCCGACTCACGCGTCCGCCTGATGCGATCGAGCATCGCGGGACAGCAGCTCGCCCTCGCGCGCGGCGTCCTGGACGCGGCGCTCTCGGCGCCGCCGCGCCTCTTCCTCATCGAGACGCCGTCGGCGATCGCGGCCGACCTCGGCTGCGCGTACCGGCTCGAGGTCGACGACGCGGGGCGCGGCGTCGCGCGCGTCACGACGGGATGGATCTCGCTGGCCGGCGGCGGGAGGGAGTCGATCGTTCCGGCGGGGGCGAGCTGTGAGCTGCGACCGGGCGAAGGGCCCGGCATCCCGATCTTCTCGGACGCGCCGGCCGGCGTGCGCGATGCGATGGCCGCCCTCGATT from Acidobacteriota bacterium includes these protein-coding regions:
- a CDS encoding sigma-70 family RNA polymerase sigma factor, with translation MATAVPRIDRREMERSRTDEDLIEACRRGDRGAFRRLFEAHKDRVYSVALHFAGGNAALAADVTQQVFVRLFERIGQYRGEAEFSTWLYRITAHACLDAWRRERRTVALEAASGGAGEIDPGTPESELVRAETERVVQRAVASLRPKIRLAILLRYFLGLTYEEMAAALDCSKGTVASRVSAGHAILGRRLASLRPPPGRGERR
- a CDS encoding FecR domain-containing protein — encoded protein: MKGPDDVGRDLAALRTVKAPDAIWDRIERDLDAPVRGGRRHAPARSTFRWTAAAAAMVVLVAATAVILQPARRSWPVVALEGSPRVGQVRLGGSGRLGVGEWIETDATSRARLEVAGLGRVDVGPDSRVRLMRSSIAGQQLALARGVLDAALSAPPRLFLIETPSAIAADLGCAYRLEVDDAGRGVARVTTGWISLAGGGRESIVPAGASCELRPGEGPGIPIFSDAPAGVRDAMAALDSSPGALGQLLSDARVRDSLTLWHVMVRATPDTRVRVFDRLASLAPPPAGVARDAVLRLERDALRRWRLELQREWLRGQPQPSLPEAWRQYWGYLMAGVSWDGT